Part of the Vagococcus teuberi genome, AAGTAATTTAGTGGAAGCAGCATTTAATCAAGGAACAGTTTATTCGTATGATTTTATACTAAAACTTATTTTTACGATTTTTACATTAGCAATAGGATTTCAAGGTGGTGAAGTGACACCACTATTTTCTATAGGCGCAACTTGTGGTGTATTACTGGCGAATCTCTTTGGCTTGCCAATTGAATTTGTTGCATCACTTGGATTTGTATCGGTATTTTCAAGTGCAACCAATACTATTATTGGGCCACTTTTTATTGCAGGTGAAATATTTGGGTTTGAGTTAATTCCATACGCATTTTTTGCTATTGTACTGGCTTATTTGGTAAATGGTAATGATTCAATTTATTCAAAACAAAAAGTATGACGTTTGCTAAAAAGAAACGTCATACTTTTTTATTTTCTTCCAATAATTCGAACTTCAGGCTCAAGAGACACATCAAATTTTTCTAAAATAACATCTTGAATATATTTGATTAGAGTAACATAGTCAGTTGCCGTTGCCTGATCGATATTAACGATAAAACCAGCATGTTTTTCAGAAATTTGAGCTCCACCAATCATATGACCTTGTAAGCCGGCATCTTGGATTAATTTACCAGTAAAATGCCCTTCAGGACGTTTAAATACACTACCACAAGACGGATATTCAAGTGGTTGTTTTGATTCACGAAGATGTGTTAATTCATCCATTTTTTCTTTTATAGACACTTCATCACCTTTTTCTAGATGGAAGGTAACGGATAAAACAATTCCTTTTAAGGATTGTAAAACACTATGTCGATAAGAAAAATCCATGTCATCTTTGTAGAATGTTTTAATCGAACCATCCTCAAAAATAATATCAGCCGAATAAAAGACGTCAGATAACTCGCCACCATAAGCCCCTGCATTCATGTAAGCTGCGCCACCAATACTTCCAGGTATACCACAAGCAAATTCAAGACCTGTCAAACTGTGTTTCAATGCATCATAAGAGACATCGATTAATTTCGCACCAGACTCAGCAGTAATCGATGTGTCATCGACAGAAACATGATTCATTTCGGTTAACATAATGACGACATCTTTAATGCCACCATCACGAACGATTAAGTTACTCGCATTTCCAAGACAAATCCA contains:
- the murB gene encoding UDP-N-acetylmuramate dehydrogenase → MITKTIVQHFPNITILTNEPLSNYTYTKTGGPADFLAFPKTKHDVKQLIDYCKQENIEWICLGNASNLIVRDGGIKDVVIMLTEMNHVSVDDTSITAESGAKLIDVSYDALKHSLTGLEFACGIPGSIGGAAYMNAGAYGGELSDVFYSADIIFEDGSIKTFYKDDMDFSYRHSVLQSLKGIVLSVTFHLEKGDEVSIKEKMDELTHLRESKQPLEYPSCGSVFKRPEGHFTGKLIQDAGLQGHMIGGAQISEKHAGFIVNIDQATATDYVTLIKYIQDVILEKFDVSLEPEVRIIGRK